Proteins from a single region of Pseudodesulfovibrio portus:
- a CDS encoding radical SAM protein, which produces MRPAYLDLHASGELAERIAAALDGLADCRLCPRACGVDRMRGETGFCGAGRQAVVAAFNPHFGEEAVLVGQNGSGTVFFAGCNLGCRFCQNADISRDPRAGLPATPEELAGVMLDLQNRGCGNINFVTPSHVIPQILEALPVGIEHGLNLPLVYNTGAYDSVDALRLLDGVVDIYMPDVKIWDPALAEKYLCAGNYPERARRAVAEMHHQVGDLVVENGAAVRGLLVRHLVMPGEVAGTGQWMEFLAGLSKNTCLNLMDQYRPCAGADLLPPIDRMCTREEFRTAEAEAEKHGLIRLDDRNDRFWARFLE; this is translated from the coding sequence ATGCGGCCCGCCTATCTCGATCTGCATGCATCCGGCGAACTGGCCGAACGCATCGCGGCCGCCCTGGACGGGCTCGCGGACTGTCGGTTGTGCCCGCGAGCATGCGGGGTGGACCGCATGCGGGGCGAGACCGGTTTCTGCGGCGCGGGCAGGCAGGCCGTGGTGGCCGCCTTCAATCCCCATTTCGGAGAGGAAGCTGTGCTGGTCGGCCAAAACGGGTCCGGCACCGTCTTTTTTGCCGGGTGCAACCTGGGCTGCCGGTTCTGCCAGAACGCCGACATCAGCCGCGATCCACGGGCCGGGCTCCCGGCCACCCCGGAGGAGCTGGCGGGCGTCATGCTCGACCTGCAGAACCGGGGGTGCGGAAACATCAACTTCGTCACCCCGAGCCACGTGATCCCGCAGATTCTCGAGGCACTGCCCGTCGGAATCGAGCACGGCCTCAACCTGCCGCTTGTCTACAACACCGGCGCCTACGATTCCGTGGACGCCTTGCGCCTGCTGGACGGCGTGGTGGACATCTACATGCCCGACGTCAAGATATGGGACCCGGCACTGGCCGAAAAATACCTGTGCGCCGGGAACTATCCGGAGCGGGCGCGGCGGGCCGTGGCCGAGATGCACCACCAGGTGGGCGACCTGGTCGTGGAGAACGGGGCGGCGGTGCGCGGGCTGCTTGTGCGCCACCTGGTCATGCCGGGAGAAGTGGCCGGGACCGGGCAATGGATGGAATTCCTGGCCGGGCTGTCGAAAAACACCTGTCTCAACCTCATGGACCAGTACCGCCCCTGCGCCGGGGCCGACCTGCTCCCGCCCATCGACCGGATGTGCACCAGGGAGGAGTTCCGGACGGCCGAGGCCGAGGCCGAAAAGCACGGGTTGATCCGGCTGGATGACCGAAACGACCGTTTTTGGGCCCGGTTTTTGGAATAA